In one Gadus morhua chromosome 15, gadMor3.0, whole genome shotgun sequence genomic region, the following are encoded:
- the sar1ab gene encoding small COPII coat GTPase SAR1A, with translation MSFIFNWLCKGFSSVLQLLGLYKKTGKLVFLGLDNAGKTTLLHMLRDDRLGQHVPTLHPTSEELTIAGMTFTTFDLGGHTQARRIWKNYLPAINGIVYMVDVADHERLEEAKIELDALLTDETIFTVPVLILGNKIDRPEAISEDALRGMFGLHGHTTGKGQVSLKEQNLRPMEVFMCSVLKRQGYGDGFRWLSQYIE, from the exons ATGTCTTTTATATTCAACTGGCTCTGCAAGGGCTTCAGCAGTGTCTTGCAACTTCTAG GATTATACAAGAAGACAGGGAAGCTAGTTTTCCTGGGGCTGGATAATGCTgggaaaacaacattgttgCACATGCTGAGAGATGACAGGCTAGGACAGCACGTCCCAACTCTGCACCCGA CATCAGAGGAGCTGACTATAGCTGGTATGACCTTCACTACATTTGACCTTGGTGGTCATACGCAAG CCCGGAGAATTTGGAAGAACTACCTCCCAGCCATCAACGGTATCGTCTACATGGTGGACGTAGCCGATCACGAGCGGCTAGAGGAAGCAAAAATTGAACTTGAT gCCCTGTTAACAGATGAAACCATCTTCACGGTCCCAGTCCTGATCCTCGGGAATAAGATAGACCGTCCAGAGGCCATCAGTGAAGACGCTCTGCGGGGGATGTTCGGTCTTCATGGACACACAACCGGAAAG GGGCAGGTGTCGCTGAAGGAGCAGAATCTGAGGCCGATGGAGGTGTTCATGTGCAGCGTTCTTAAGCGGCAGGGATATGGAGACGGCTTCCGCTGGCTCTCCCAGTACATTGAATGA
- the tysnd1 gene encoding peroxisomal leader peptide-processing protease has protein sequence MDLIEGSCCVVTVSQPASEQRGFSCSGVILNHHAGIIICNGFPFSRFMNHKSPVDLHSRFLLPDTFTANLDILIHSPARKKVKKDLIPNINSAPHKAKVLMLVNCLEFNMAFHTIFQESDSWKFHNDDGMEELIKESRFLSWFAVLKTDFEDSCRSSINIPYAKSSSLRKGSAVVACGSPFGSLCPDLFTNTLSTGIVSNLCGEDNAVILTDARCLPGTEGGGLFVMESDDHASLVGVIVSSLCWKGVEWIGLTLVCSVQVILRNIRDITDRRNVESTLTALSCLHGSAPEGLRGLSTASSSFSSSKLRKYPTVCLIESGQFWGSGVLVASRLALTCRHVVNGKKTVTLKFHHKGRFHVVMGDVLFSTKPSSSYDFAVVQLRDSAPEVVVPPVAKSFQPGEEVVVVGYGGLGKSCGPSLTGGILSKAVNWDRTPVMLQTTCAVQAGASGGAVVRKHSGELLGIVASNTRDCTANVTYPHLNYSIPATVFQPLLERFSQSGNTEAFRELDASDAGVRRVWRLQNAQSKL, from the exons ATGGATCTGATCGAGGGGTCATGTTGTGTCGTGACAGTCTCGCAGCCTGCTTCTGAACAGCGAGGCTTTAGTTGTAGCGGAGTCATCCTTAATCATCATGCAGGAATCATCATTTGCAACGGATTTCCATTTTCTCGTTTTATGAACCACAAGTCACCTGTTGACCTACACAGTAGGTTTTTGTTACCAGACACCTTTACTGCCAACCTCGACATCCTGATACATTCACCTGCAcggaaaaaagtgaaaaaagacTTGATCCCTAACATCAACTCTGCTCCCCATAAAGCCAAGGTGCTGATGCTCGTCAACTGCTTGGAGTTCAACATGGCTTTTCACACAATTTTCCAAGAGTCAGACAGCTGGAAATTCCACAATGACGACGGCATGGAAGAGCTGATAAAAGAGTCCAGGTTTCTTAGCTGGTTTGCTGTCCTGAAGACAGATTTCGAGGACAGTTGCCGAAGTTCAATAAACATCCCTTATGCAAAAAGTTCTTCTCTTCGCAAAGGATCCGCAGTCGTTGCATGTGGCTCACCCTTTGGGTCCCTCTGCCCAGACCTCTTCACGAACACCCTCAGCACGGGCATAGTCAGTAACTTATGCGGGGAGGACAATGCGGTTATTCTCACGGATGCCCGGTGCCTGCCCGGTACTGAGGGCGGGGGGCTTTTTGTGATGGAAAGCGATGACCACGCAAGCCTGGTTGGGGTCATCGTGTCTTCACTGTGCTGGAAAGGAGTGGAGTGGATCGGTCTCACCTTAGTTTGTTCTGTCCAAGTTATTTTGAGAAACATAAGGGACATAACTGACAGGAGAAACGTAGAATCTACACTGACGGCACTGAGCTGTCTACATGGAAGTGCACCGGAAGGCCTTCGAGGCTTGAGCACAGCGTcgtcctccttttcctcttccAAGTTGAGGAAATACCCCACTGTGTGCTTGATTGAAAGTGGACAGTTTTGGGGCTCTGGTGTTTTGGTCGCATCTCGTCTGGCGCTTACCTGTCGACATGTCGTCAACGGAAAGAAGACTGTTACTCTGAAGTTCCATCACAAGGGCAG GTTCCATGTTGTCATGGGTGATGTGCTATTTTCCACAAAGCCGTCTTCCTCCTATGATTTTGCTGTGGTACAGCTGAGAGACTCTGCTCCTGAGGTGGTGGTTCCACCGGTGGCCAAGTCCTTTCAGCCAG GCGAGGAGGTAGTGGTAGTTGGGTATGGCGGACTTGGAAAGAGCTGTGGTCCTTCGTTGACTGGCGGCATCCTATCTAAAGCCGTCAACTGGGATCGCACACCTGTGATGCTGCAGACGACGTGTGCAGTACAGGCGGGCGCCAGCGGGGGCGCTGTGGTGCGGAAACACTCCGGGGAGTTATTGG GCATTGTAGCCAGTAACACCAGGGACTGCACGGCCAACGTGACCTACCCTCACCTGAACTACAGCATCCCAGCGACGGTCTTCCAGCCCCTGCTGGAGcgcttcagccaatcaggaaacACGGAGGCCTTCAGGGAGCTAGACGCCTCAGACGCTGGCGTCCGGAGGGTCTGGAGGCTCCAGAATGCTCAGAGCAAACTCTGA